In Mucilaginibacter auburnensis, the genomic stretch GTTATCGGCAAAATAATGGTTGTAAGCATACCAGGCTGCGGCACCAATAATTAATACAAAACCTAACACAATGAAAGGCCAGCGGGGGAACTTTTTTTTCTGAGGTGAAGTAGTTTTATCCATTTAAATTGTTGAGCATGAAACACTATAACAACAAAAGCGGAGAATTGTTAATTCTGCCAATCTGTCACTCGGTATATAAATTTTGTGTATTTTTGCAGCTCAATTTTTATAAGCAATGATAGATTTGGTTCTTCCGGATAAAACACATGATGAGAGCAGGCAGGGTGAGGCTTTGTTATTAGAGCCTGTTGATGGAAAAAATGCCGGGCGCAAACTATATATAGAAAGCTATGGCTGCGCCATGAATTTTTCTGACAGCGAGATTGTAGCTTCTATTTTATCAGAACAAGGTTTTGAAACCACCGGCGATTTCAACAGTGCCGATGTGGTATTTATCAATACCTGTTCTATCCGCGAAAATGCCGAAACACGTGTGCGCAACCGCCTGAAAGAATTTAAGACTGCCAAGTCTAAAAATCCGGGAATGGTGGTAGGTGTGCTGGGTTGCATGGCCGAACGTTTGAAAGCAAAATTTTTAGAAGAAGAAAAACTGGTTGACGTAGTGGTAGGGCCTGATGCATATCGCGATCTTCCTAATCTGATAGACCAGGTTGATAGTGGTCAAAAGGCAGTAAACGTATTGCTCTCTCGCGAGGAAACTTATGCTGATATTAATCCGGTAAGACTTAACAGTAACGGTATAAACGCTTTTGTATCAATTATGCGCGGGTGCGACAACATGTGTTCGTTCTGCGTAGTGCCGTTTACCCGCGGCCGCGAGCGTAGCCGCGATCCGTTCTCAATAGTAAAAGAATCTACTGATTTGTTTAACGCGGGCTATCGTGAGGTTACTTTGCTGGGACAGAATGTTGATTCCTACAAATGGGCTAGCGAAGATGAAACTGAAAAGGTGAACTTCGCCAATTTGTTAGAGATGGTGGCGTTGATCAATCCTGATCTGCGTGTGCGTTTCTCTACCTCGCATCCCAAAGATATTACTGACGAAGTGCTGTATACCATGGCAAAGCATGATAATATCTGCAAATACATTCATTTGCCGGTACAATCAGGCAATAGCCGCGTGTTGGAGTTGATGAACCGAACTTACGACCGTGAATGGTACATTAACCGTATTGACGCTATTCGCAGGATTATGCCGGAGTGCGCTATCTCAACCGACGTAATAACCGGCTTTTGCAGCGAAACCGATGAAGAACATAAAGAGACAGTGAGCATGATGGAGTATGTAAAATATGATTTTGCTTACATGTTTATGTATTCTGAAAGACCGGGAACGCTGGCAGCCAAGCGTTACGCTGATGATATACCTGAGCCTGTAAAGGCAGCACGCTTAACTGAGATTGTTGCTTTGCAGCAGCAACATTCGCATCAGCGCCTGCAGGCGCAAATTGGCAAGGTTCAAAGGGTGTTGATTGAAGGGTTTTCAAAAAAATCAAAGAACGATTATGCGGGCCGTACAGATCAAAATGCCATGATGGTATTTCCAGTTGATGAAAGATATAAACCTGGCCAATATGTTAATGTGATGGCGGAAAGATGCACTACGGCTACGTTGATGGGAAGAATAATCCCCCAAACCCCCTGAAGGGGAGTTATGGATTGAGGTAAAGCTTATTAATATAGTAATAACACTCCACCAATTCTCACATGCATTGGTGGCTTATATTCCCCCTTTAGGGGGCCAGGGGGTATGGAGATACAAGAAATAAAACAACGCTTTGGCATCATCGGTAATTCGCCGTTGTTGAACAGGGCAATAGATATAGCAAGACAAGTGGCACCTACCGATATTTCGGTACTTATTACCGGCGAAAGCGGTAGTGGTAAAGAGGTGTTCTCGCACATTATACACAACATCAGTCAGCGTAAACATGGGCCGTTTATAGCAGTTAACTGTGGCGCCATACCCGAGGGAACTATTGATTCGGAGCTGTTCGGTCACGAAAAAGGTGCATACACGGGCGCAGTTGGCGAGCGTAAAGGCTATTTTGAAACCGTTAACGGTGGCACCATATTTTTGGATGAGATTGCCGAAATGCCTTTGGGTACGCAGGCGCGTTTACTGCGGGTTTTAGAATCCGGCCAGTATATACGCGTAGGGTCATCAAAGGTAGAGAAAACCAACGTACGTGTTATAGCAGCTACCAATGTTGATGTTTATGATGCAGTAAAAAATGGAAAGTTTCGTGAGGACCTGTACTATCGTTTAAATACGGTTCCTTTACGCATCCCGTCGTTACGTGAAAGAAAGGAAGATATTTATCTGCTGTTCCGCAAATTTACATCAGACTTTACTGATAAATACCGTACTCCGCCTATTCAGTTAGATGAGGAAGCACAGCAGATACTGAGCAACTATGGTTGGCCGGGTAATGTAAGGCAGTTAAAAAATATGGCCGAACAGTTAGCGGTTTTAGAGCGAAATCACATGATAACCGGGCAAACACTGCTAACCTATATTCCGTCTGACGGTAATAACCGTAACCTGCCCATGCGGTTAGACAATCAGCCTAAAGAAGATTTTTCTGAACGCGACATATTATACAAAGTGTTGTTTGATATGAAACGCGATATGGTAGAGCTTAAAAAGCTGGTTGTTGATATGATAGAGCACGGCGGTGCTGTGCCTAACTATGCTAACCACTCGCAAACGCTTACGCAGTTGTACCGGGATATTGAATTGCCTGTTGCCACCGAGCCACAGTTTACCATACAGCAGCCCGTTAATGCCATTAACAATATAACACCCGGGCCTATTGCTGCAAATGATGACGATTTTAGCATAACGCAACATACCGAAGAGGTAGAAGAATCGTTATCGTTGGTAGAAAAGGAATCAGACCTGATACGCAAGGCGCTTAAAAAGCATAAAGGCAAACGTAAGCTTGCTGCCAATGAGTTGGGTATATCAGAACGTACCTTGTATAGAAAAATTAAAGAATTGAACCTGTAGGTGATGAAGAGATTACTGTTGATAACGCCTTTGCTGCTTAGCTTGTGCCTGATAACCCCAGGCTGCTATTCGCTTAAAAGCCAATCTATACCGGATGAGTTAAGAACCATTTATATAGGTTTTTTTGAAAATAACGCGCCGTTGGTAGTGAGTACTTTAAGCTCGACTTTTACAGAAGCTTTAAAAGCACGGGTACGTACAACCACGCGCCTCAGTGTAGTTAACGGAGAAGGCGATGCCAGCATGACGGGTGCGATAACCGATTACCGGAGTGCCCCGGTATCTATTCAAGCACCGGGCAATACTAATGCTCCTCCAATAGCTGGTGCACAGGCGCTAACTTTAACTGTTCGGGTTAAGTTTGACTTTCCGGCCGATAAGACGAAAACCCTTTCGTTTGACCAGAACTTCAGCAAGAGCATCAACTATTCGGGTAACCTGGCATCGCAGCAAGAGCAGTTGTTGCAAACGCTCAGCAATCAGATCATCGACGATATTTTTAATAAAGCCTTTAATAATTGGTAACAATTTTTTAGCTTCAACGGCGTGAACGAGAATACAGCAAATAGCGGTAACGATTTTTTTTATGATCTGCTGGATAATCCGGCTGGTCTTTCGCATTCCAATACATCTAACTTACAGCTATTGATCAATAAGTATCCGCAAAGCAGTTTGTTACGCTCAATGTTCGCTGTAACACGCGATGAGCAAAGCATAAATAGCGCGAGTGCTTACGTTGACCCTCAATTGCTGTATAAAATAGCCACTGATGTTAACTCCCTTCGTTCGGTTGCTGATGAGCAAGTAGTTTTTTCTGAGCAGCCTAACGCTACAGAGAGACTGCGCGATATTACAAGTACTGTTACCCCACCTCAACTGGCTATTGATGAGTCGAACTATTTTCATGTTCCGATAGATAGTGAGCTGACTTACTTTGAAGATGAGGAGACGGAAGAGGTTGGTGATAATGGTCTAACAGCCAAAGAGGACCAAGAAAGCGAAATAGCCGAACAAGAGATCACTCAGGATGAAGTTGCGCAGGATGAAGTGATTGATGGTGAAGTTGTGGAAGAAGAAACTGCTGAGTTAACAGAAGCTGAGCCGTTTACTGAAACTGAACAAAACGCATCAGAAACCGCCGAACCGGAAATCAGTGACGAGTCTGAGCCGATTTCGGCAAATGAGTTCGATGAATATATGTCTCGTACTGATGATATCTCTAATTCTTTGAATGATATCGGCGAAAAACCTGTATATCCGCACCAGGAAATCGAGGACGATGTTTTTGAAGAAATAGTTAGCATCGAGGATATTGGCCTTGAGCAGCTGGCTATTATGGATAAGGTTGCTGAAGAGCATGAAGGTGAAGAAGAAGATGAAAAATCTGAAGCGAAACACGACGCTAACATTGAAAGTAGTTACGAGGTTTTTGAACCTGTCTTACCTCAGGATGAAGAGCAGAAAGCCGCCAATATAGCGGCACATCCCGGCGGCAGAAAAACCGGCGACCGGATGGCGAGGTATAACGATGAAAAGATGCCATACAGCTTTATGTGGTGGTTAGACAAAACCCGTAAAGAACATGCTGCAGTTTATCAGCCGTTTGTTGAGGGTCAAAAGCCTGTAGAGGCAGCTGCCACTATACAAAAGCCTCAGCCGCCTGCCGATCATCTGCAACAGCAGTACATGGAAAATATACTAACGGTAACTACTGTAGTAAACGAATTAAGCCTGGTGCCTCCAAAAGTTGATGCCCCGCCACCTGCCGATAGTAAGGTTGATAAAATTATAGAACGCTTTATACAGGAGGAGCCCCAGATCAAGCATCCGGCAAGCGCTAAGCTGAATAATGAGAACAAGGCTAAGAAAAGTTCAGAAGACATTGATGAACTGGTTACGGAAACTTTAGCTAAGATATATACTGAACAAATGCTGTATCATAAGGCTATTTTGACATACAAAAAATTGATGTTGAAATTCCCGGAAAAAAGCCTTTACTTTGCAGGCCAAATTGAGCAATTAGAAAAAAAAATTAATTAAACTAAGATATGTTAATAGTATTGGTGATCCTGGTGGTGTTAGTATGCGCTTTGCTGGGTCTTATTGTGTTGATACAAAACCCTAAAGGTGGTGGTTTGTCATCTAACTTTTCAGCCTCATCGCAATTGATGGGTGTACAAAAAACCGGCGACTTTTTAGAAAAAGGGACATGGGTATTAGCCATTACGTTAATGGTACTTGCTTTAGGTATAAACGTGGTAGTAAAAGACGGTACAGCTGCTCCAACAAGCAAATACCAAGAGCAGATCAACAAGTCGCTTAATGCAGCGCCTGCTACTGCTACGCCTTCTGCAGCGCCTGCATTCCCGGGTGCAACAACTCCTGCTGCTGCACCTGCTGCAACAGACTCTTTAAAAAAATAAGGGTTTTTAAATCTCCTCTTGATAAAAGGCTTTGGTTTTTCCCAAGGCCTTTTTTTGTTTCGCTAACTGTCATGATGGCATTCTATGTTAAAACATGGTTAAGCGTGTTATAACCCGCTTACGCAAACCTGACAATAAAACAGCTAAAGTGCCAATTTTTAACTTTTTGTGCAGTTGGCATAATTGATGTGTAAAAGCAAGCACTAAGTAAAACTTTATATAAACTAAAAAATAGTATAGTTATGTCAATAAACATCAAACCTCTCGGAGACAGGATTGTAGTGGAAGCTGCTCCGGCCGAAACCAAAACAGCATCAGGTCTTTATATCCCTGAAACTGCACAGGAGAAACCACAGCACGGCACTATCGTTGCTGCAGGCCCAGGCAAATACGCAGAACAAACAGGTAACTTAATACCATTGTCAGTTAAAGAAGGCGACAAAGTGCTTTATGGTAAATTTGCAGGTCAGGAAATTACCATTGATGGTAAAAGCTACCTGATCATGAGAGAATCTGATATTTACGCTACTGTATAATTATTGGAAAATTGTTGAAAGGTTATAAGTTTGAAAAGTTAACTTAAATTGAGCATTACAACTTTCAAACCTTGCAACATTCCAACAAAAAGAAAACATTCAAACATTCAAACAATAAAATAACATGTCAAAGCAAGTTAAATATAACGTTGAAGCAAGAGATGCGCTGAAAAGAGGTGTAGACATTCTGGCTAATGCAGTAAAAGTTACTTTGGGTCCTAAAGGCCGTAACGTAATTATCGATAAAAAATTTGGTTCACCAGCGGTTACTAAAGACGGTGTAACAGTAGCTAAAGAAATTGAGCTAAAAGATGCTATCGAGAACATGGGTGCTCAAATGGTTAAAGAAGTAGCTTCAAAAACTGCTGATATTGCTGGTGACGGTACCACTACTGCAACCGTTTTAGCACAAGCTATTGTAACTGCAGGTATTAAAAACGTTGCTGCCGGTGCAAATCCAATGGATTTGAAACGCGGTATTGACAAAGCTGTTAAAGCTGTGGTTGCCGATTTGAAAAACCAAAAACAAGACGTTGGCAGCGATTTTAGCAAGATCAAACAAGTAGCTGCTATTTCAGCTAATAACGATGAAGTTATTGGTGAAATGATAGCTAACGCTATGGAGAAAGTTGGTACAGCAGGTGTTATCACTGTTGAAGAAGCAAAAGGTACAGAAACCGAAGTTAAAACGGTAGAAGGTATGCAGTTTGACCGTGGTTATTTATCGGCCTACTTCGTTACCAATACTGATAAAATGGAAGTTGAGTTAGAGAACCCATACATCCTTATCTGCGACAAGAAGATATCTTCAATGAAAGAAATTCTTCCTATCCTTGAAAAACAAGTACAAACAGGCAAACCACTTTTAATTATTGCTGAAGATCTGGAAGGCGAAGCTTTATCAACTTTAGTAGTTAATAAAATTCGTGGTTCACTGAAAGTTGCTGCGGTTAAAGCACCTGGCTTTGGCGATCGCCGTAAAGCTATCTTAGAAGATATCGCTATCCTAACCGGTGGTCAAGTTATCTCTGAAGAAAAAGGCTTGAAATTAGAAACAACTGAGTTAAGCGACTTAGGTCAGGCCGAAAAAATCACTATTGATAAAGATTACTCAACCATTATTAATGGTAAAGGTAACCCTGATGCAATCAAAGGCCGTGTAAACGAGATCTCTGTATCAATGGAAGCTACTACTTCTGATTATGATAAAGAAAAACTGCAGGAGCGTTTAGCTAAGTTATCAGGTGGTGTTGCTGTATTATATGTTGGTGCAGCTACCGAAGTTGAAATGAAAGAGAAAAAAGACCGTGTTGACGATGCTTTACACGCAACTCGCGCTGCTGTTGAAGAAGGTATAGTAGCAGGTGGTGGTGTAGCTTTCATCCGTGCGGTTGCTGCTTTGGCTAACCTTAAAGGTGACAACGAAGATGAAAACACTGGTATCCAGATCATCCGTCGTGCTATTGAAGAGCCATTGCGTCAGATCTGCGAGAATGCGGGTATTGAAGGTTCAATCATTGTTCAGAAAGTTAAAGAAGGTTCTGCTGATTTTGGTTACAACGCTCGTACCGACAAGTTTGAAAACTTAATTGGTGCCGGTGTAATTGACCCAACTAAAGTAAGCCGTGTAGCTTTAGAGAACGCAGCTTCGATTGCTTCAATGTTGTTAACAACTGAATGCGTTTTAGCTGACGATCCGGAAGATGCACCTGCTGGTCCTCCAATGGGTGGCGGTGGCATGGGCGGCATGATGTAATTCCTCCCAACCCTTGAAAAAGGGTTCATATAACACAGCAAACCCTTGTATGTTTTTACATACAAGGGTTTTGTGTTTTGTATGGTAAGGTAAAGTCATGCAAAGGTAAACGCATGGTCATTTGTTAATCAAATGATTAATTTTTGACAAAAATCGCCATAAACGCATGTATTTTTGTATCAACAATTCAAAGCCACAAAAAAGGCACAGCAATTGAATATATCTAAACATGAAACGATTAGCAGCAACAACAAAGCAAGTACACGCAACGCTGGTTGACCTGGTACTATTTAAAGTGCCCGAGTTGTTTGTAACTATTTACGGTAGATAAAGTTTTGTAACTTTGGGCTTCATAACGTATGAAGTTACAAGATTTTGATCTGCACGGTTTTTACCGGGAAGCGTACCGATGGCTGTTTATTCACGGCACCAAGTTCGTACTATCTCTCATCCTTTTATTTATTGGGCTTAGGCTGATAAAATTTATAGGCAACCGTTTGCGCGGCCGAATGAGTAGACAAATGGTGCATTCGTCTCTACAGCCATTTTTTCTGAGTGTATCATTAACGGCGTTATATATCCTTCTTATAGTCTCGGTTCTCGCTATTAATCAGATCGATATTATTAACGTGAGTACCATATTAGGGGGTGCTACTGTTGCCGTAGGTTTAGCGTTATCAGGTACTTTTCAAAATTTTGCCGGTGGTGTGCTTATCTTACTGTTAAAGCCATTTGAACTGGATGATAGCATTATAGCGCAAGGGCAGGATGGAAAAGTAACCTCCATACAAATATTCTATACTGTATTACTCACGGCAGATAACAAAACGGTAATTATTCCTAATGGTAAGCTTTTTAACGAGGTTATTGTTAACGTTACCCGCGAGGGCAAACGCAGACTTGACTTTGAAGTAAAGGTAGGCTACGTGGTAGATATTGATCAGGTTAAAACGATAATAATCAATACGGTTAATAATGCTAAATCCGTTTTAAGCAATCCGGCTATAAGAGTAGGTATTATTTCGTTAGAGGTTGACTCCATCAGGTTTTTAGTAAATGTATGGGTCAAACCTGCTGATTTTTTGACAACCAAAATGGAACTTCAGGAAAACATTATTAAAAATCTGAAAGCAGCCGGAGTGAAGTTGCTGGGTACTTAAAACATTATATCTTCTGCTTAGCTTTTATTTCCAGGTAAGCGTTAATGGTATTTACGTTAAGGTTTTGCGGTGCGCTTAAAATGGTTTGTATGCCGTGCTTGGTCAGCTCTTTTACGATCAACTTTTTGTCGAATGCCATTTTCTCAGCTATGGTTTTAATGTATATTTCTTCCACATCCTTCGCAGGTTCTTCGCTTAAGCGTTTCAATTCTGTATTCTCAAAAAATACAACTAACAGTAAATGAAACTTGGCTATGCGCTTTAAATAAGGTAATTGCCGGTTAAGGCCCGACATGCTTTCAAAGTTAGTAAAAAATATTACCAGACTGCGTTGTCTTAACGTGCCGCGTATAGTTGTATAAAGCAGCCCCATATCAGTTTCCAGGTAACGGGTTTTTTCCTTATACAAGGCCTCCATAATTTTATTAAGCTGAGTAGGGCGCTTGTCGGCAGGTACAACGGTGCCTTTCTTTTCGGCTATGGTAATAAGGCCTGCTTTGTCTTCCTTCAGCATGGCCACATTTAACAGTATTAAGCTGGCATTGATAGCGTAATCCAGCAGGCTTAATCCTTCAAAAGGCATTTTCATTACGCGAGATTTATCTATTACGCAATACACATGCTGTGAGCGCTCATCAGTATATGAGTTGGTCATGAGGCTGCCTTGCCGGGCAGTGGCCTTCCAGTTAATGGCGCGGTAGTCATCACCCGGAACATAGTTTTTAACCTGCTCAAATTCCATGCTGTGCCCTATACGCCGTATTTTTTTAATGCCGAACTCAGTAATCCGGTTGGATATAGCCATCAATTCGTACTTGCGCATTTGTAGAAATGACGGATATACCGGCAGGTTTTGCGCTTGTTGTACAGTATAGCGTCTGTTAATTAGTCCCAATGATGAACCCACATAAACTATAACATTGCCGAAGCTGTACTCACCGCGCTTAAGCGGTTTTAATGTATAGTTGAGCAGCTTATTCTGACCAGGCTGCAAAGTGGTTTTGAACCACACATCGCGTTTTTGAAATTGAAAGGGTATCTCATCAATAACGCCCATCTTTACGGTGAACGCGTACCTGTTTTCAACGTAAATGCCTAATTGGTTATCATCATTATTGCTTAAACGCTCGGGTGCATGCCTGCGCGCGAAAATTCCGTTTGATTTTAGATAGAGCATTGCGATTTCCGTTGCTACCACAACGAGAAAGGCCCCGAAGAATACATGAGGAACTACACCTAACCACGGGAAAAAGAACGACAGCATGAACAGCACCACAGCAATAACTATGGAGGTAAAAAATCTGCGGGTTAAAAACAGATCAGAATAAAACCTGCTGAATAGCTTCTTCACTATTTATCTGGGTACCTCAATTTTTTTGATCAATTGTTGTATTACATCATCAGGCGTAAGGCCTTCCATTTCTTTTTCGGGTGTTAGCATTATTCGGTGTCTTAATACAGGTAAAGCCGTAGCAATAATATCGTCCGGCGTAATAAAATCGCGTCCTTTTATAGCCGCAAGTGCTTTAGCAGAATTAACAATAGCTAACGATGCCCTTGGCGATCCGCCCAGGTACAGCGACTTATTGTTGCGTGTTTCGTGAATTATTTTGGCAACAAACTCCAGCAGTTTAGGCTCAACATGCAGATTTTTTACTTGTTGGCGCAGGGCAATAATGTCCGTTATGGATAGCACCGGCTTAATTTGATCCAGCTGCTCTGCAGGTGATTGCTGGTGTTGTTGCGTAAGTATGGTTATCTCATCTTCCAGTGATGGGTATTTAACTTCTATTTTAAACAGAAACCTGTCCAGCTGAGCCTCCGGCAATCTGTAAGTTCCTTCCTGTTCAATAGGGTTTTGTGTGGCTAACACAATAAAGGGCTCCTGCATTTTGTAGGTTTGCCCGTCAATGGTTATCTGCCGTTCTTCCATTACCTCAAATAAAGCGGCCTGCGTTTTGGCAGGTGAGCGGTTTATCTCATCAATTAAGATGATGTTGCCGAAGATAGGGCCACGCTTAAATTCAAACGCGCTGGTTTTAGGGCTAAAAATGGATGTACCTAAAACATCCGATGGCATCAGGTCGGGTGTAAATTGTATGCGCGAGTATGCTGCATCAATAGCTTTAGCTACCAGTTTAGCGGTGAGGGTTTTGGCCACGCCAGGTACACCTTCAATAAGCAGGTGGCCGTTAGCTAAAATGCCCGCTATTATGAGCTCAATGGTGTCCTGCTGACCTACTATTACCTGGCCAATAGCAGCTTTCATTTGTTCAACAGCGTTACTTAGTTTGGATAAATCAGTTCTTTGTTCAAATATTTCTTCTTCCATTGTTATATGGCTTTGTAAAATTTTTCAATAAGGTGGTTAAGTTCAATAAGTTCTCTGTCGGTAACCCGTTGATGAGCGGCAATATAGCTGATGTAATCAATTAATTGTTTTGCCAAAGCCCCGTCAACACCGGTTTTGCCGCTTATGGTGTCGATTAGTTCACTGTCAATTTTGTTAGTTCTTATCTGGTAGTTTTCTCGTAAGTGGCTTAAAAGGTAGAGTATTTTTTTATGGGCAATGTTAGCGTTGTCGCGCTTTTCGTAATATACCTGCCCAACAACGTTAACAAAATCAACCGTTGTGTTTTTTAAAGGTTCAATAATGGGTATAACGCGTTGCCTGCGTTTAATTTCAAATAAAACAAATATCACTAACCCAAATAAACTTAAATAGTAGGCCCACTGTAAGCTGGGGTTGCTAAAGAATACCCTAAGTGGAGACCGGTCCACTTCTACCTCATGATTTTGGAATACATCCCAAAATATGTTTTTCTGCTGTGGAAGATACGATAAGGCAATACTTGCATATGCCGCGCCATCGGTGGTAAGCAAACTGTAATTAGTAAAAAGTTGTGGATTGGCGCAAACAAACAGGTTGCCCTTACCGAATTTATAACGCAGATAGGTAGCGTTCCCTGCTTTGTTAGTACTTAAAACGGTGGCTCTTGTTGTGTCAAAGTCAGCAAAGTACTGCGCGCTTATGTCTTTTGAAAATTTATAGGGGGTACGCCGTTTTAAGTCTTTGTTGGTAAAATTTAGCGTGGTGTTTTTCTCTTGAATTTCGAAACCGGTATTAAATTTCAAGGTGTCTGCAATTACGCCGTTCCAATCAAAACCCGTTATAAAAACGTTACTTCCGGCGTGAATGTAACGGGTCATCTCCTCAAAATCATCTTTAGTGATCTTGATAGATTTGGCTATGATAATATAATTGCCTGGCTTTTTTTGTGCTTTGAAAAATGAATAAGCTGATTTGTCGCTGTTGTTAATTACAGAGGCTGGAAAAATGTCTCCTAACCTTTGGCGTAAAATAAAAGTGCCGAAAGGTATTTTATCAGTGCTTGAAAGTGTTGGTTGCCAATTTATGGGTTTCGGCCTATTGTATTGAATAATCAGGTAAACAACTAACAATGCACTTGCTATGCCCAGATAGATCTTAAAGTCTTTCATGCTGTTTTAACTTTAAATCGTTAAACATGGCGCTTACCTGTGCAAACGCTTTGGCATCAATATTAAATTCGCCGTACCATATGTATTCAAATTGGCGTGTAAGCAGGTTAAAATGCAGGCGTTGCTCGGCATTATTTATTTCGTTGCTGTATTGGCTGTTAGTTTTATTAATATCCCATTGAATTGATCCGGCTTCATTAAGCTGCTTCAAGCTTTTTAAATAAAGCATGCGCACAGCAAGACGATAGTTGCCCACCGAAACAGCCTTGCCAATTTCTTCATCAATGTTAAGTTCGTGTATATTCTCAAGATGTTCGCTATAGGGCACATTGGCATTGGCTGATTTGCCTCTTATCACCCAAAACGGATTTACGCCTGCCAGTTTCATAATTAAAAATACCACACCGGCCACGCCTAACGCAAATAAAGTGTAGGTTATTACACGCCCCGCCAACGACGTATATTTAGCATCAAACAGGCTCCAGAACCAATGCCAAAAGCGATCCCATAATGATACGCCGTTGTAAGTGTCGTCGTATTTAAAATCATCCTGCTTCAGGTATTCCTGTAATGCGTGTTTGTCAAGGTTTCTCTTCTCAACCTTAACAGTATCATACTGTACAATAAGCGGTTTTTTTTGCTGCGTTGGTACTACAGCACAAAAAGCCCAACCCGTAATAAGTGAAAAAAATAGTAGTATGAGCGTAACGTAGCGAAACATTAATATTCTTCGGCAGGTAGGTTATTGTCGTTATTCTCTTCGCCCAGTTTGTTAATGCGTTCCATAAGGCCCGTACCTTCTTTTGCCTCGTTTAAACTAAAATAACAA encodes the following:
- the miaB gene encoding tRNA (N6-isopentenyl adenosine(37)-C2)-methylthiotransferase MiaB, which encodes MIDLVLPDKTHDESRQGEALLLEPVDGKNAGRKLYIESYGCAMNFSDSEIVASILSEQGFETTGDFNSADVVFINTCSIRENAETRVRNRLKEFKTAKSKNPGMVVGVLGCMAERLKAKFLEEEKLVDVVVGPDAYRDLPNLIDQVDSGQKAVNVLLSREETYADINPVRLNSNGINAFVSIMRGCDNMCSFCVVPFTRGRERSRDPFSIVKESTDLFNAGYREVTLLGQNVDSYKWASEDETEKVNFANLLEMVALINPDLRVRFSTSHPKDITDEVLYTMAKHDNICKYIHLPVQSGNSRVLELMNRTYDREWYINRIDAIRRIMPECAISTDVITGFCSETDEEHKETVSMMEYVKYDFAYMFMYSERPGTLAAKRYADDIPEPVKAARLTEIVALQQQHSHQRLQAQIGKVQRVLIEGFSKKSKNDYAGRTDQNAMMVFPVDERYKPGQYVNVMAERCTTATLMGRIIPQTP
- a CDS encoding sigma-54 interaction domain-containing protein, with amino-acid sequence MEIQEIKQRFGIIGNSPLLNRAIDIARQVAPTDISVLITGESGSGKEVFSHIIHNISQRKHGPFIAVNCGAIPEGTIDSELFGHEKGAYTGAVGERKGYFETVNGGTIFLDEIAEMPLGTQARLLRVLESGQYIRVGSSKVEKTNVRVIAATNVDVYDAVKNGKFREDLYYRLNTVPLRIPSLRERKEDIYLLFRKFTSDFTDKYRTPPIQLDEEAQQILSNYGWPGNVRQLKNMAEQLAVLERNHMITGQTLLTYIPSDGNNRNLPMRLDNQPKEDFSERDILYKVLFDMKRDMVELKKLVVDMIEHGGAVPNYANHSQTLTQLYRDIELPVATEPQFTIQQPVNAINNITPGPIAANDDDFSITQHTEEVEESLSLVEKESDLIRKALKKHKGKRKLAANELGISERTLYRKIKELNL
- the lptE gene encoding LPS assembly lipoprotein LptE translates to MKRLLLITPLLLSLCLITPGCYSLKSQSIPDELRTIYIGFFENNAPLVVSTLSSTFTEALKARVRTTTRLSVVNGEGDASMTGAITDYRSAPVSIQAPGNTNAPPIAGAQALTLTVRVKFDFPADKTKTLSFDQNFSKSINYSGNLASQQEQLLQTLSNQIIDDIFNKAFNNW
- the secG gene encoding preprotein translocase subunit SecG, coding for MLIVLVILVVLVCALLGLIVLIQNPKGGGLSSNFSASSQLMGVQKTGDFLEKGTWVLAITLMVLALGINVVVKDGTAAPTSKYQEQINKSLNAAPATATPSAAPAFPGATTPAAAPAATDSLKK
- a CDS encoding co-chaperone GroES, whose protein sequence is MSINIKPLGDRIVVEAAPAETKTASGLYIPETAQEKPQHGTIVAAGPGKYAEQTGNLIPLSVKEGDKVLYGKFAGQEITIDGKSYLIMRESDIYATV
- the groL gene encoding chaperonin GroEL (60 kDa chaperone family; promotes refolding of misfolded polypeptides especially under stressful conditions; forms two stacked rings of heptamers to form a barrel-shaped 14mer; ends can be capped by GroES; misfolded proteins enter the barrel where they are refolded when GroES binds) — its product is MSKQVKYNVEARDALKRGVDILANAVKVTLGPKGRNVIIDKKFGSPAVTKDGVTVAKEIELKDAIENMGAQMVKEVASKTADIAGDGTTTATVLAQAIVTAGIKNVAAGANPMDLKRGIDKAVKAVVADLKNQKQDVGSDFSKIKQVAAISANNDEVIGEMIANAMEKVGTAGVITVEEAKGTETEVKTVEGMQFDRGYLSAYFVTNTDKMEVELENPYILICDKKISSMKEILPILEKQVQTGKPLLIIAEDLEGEALSTLVVNKIRGSLKVAAVKAPGFGDRRKAILEDIAILTGGQVISEEKGLKLETTELSDLGQAEKITIDKDYSTIINGKGNPDAIKGRVNEISVSMEATTSDYDKEKLQERLAKLSGGVAVLYVGAATEVEMKEKKDRVDDALHATRAAVEEGIVAGGGVAFIRAVAALANLKGDNEDENTGIQIIRRAIEEPLRQICENAGIEGSIIVQKVKEGSADFGYNARTDKFENLIGAGVIDPTKVSRVALENAASIASMLLTTECVLADDPEDAPAGPPMGGGGMGGMM
- a CDS encoding mechanosensitive ion channel family protein, with the protein product MKLQDFDLHGFYREAYRWLFIHGTKFVLSLILLFIGLRLIKFIGNRLRGRMSRQMVHSSLQPFFLSVSLTALYILLIVSVLAINQIDIINVSTILGGATVAVGLALSGTFQNFAGGVLILLLKPFELDDSIIAQGQDGKVTSIQIFYTVLLTADNKTVIIPNGKLFNEVIVNVTREGKRRLDFEVKVGYVVDIDQVKTIIINTVNNAKSVLSNPAIRVGIISLEVDSIRFLVNVWVKPADFLTTKMELQENIIKNLKAAGVKLLGT